In Anolis sagrei isolate rAnoSag1 chromosome 5, rAnoSag1.mat, whole genome shotgun sequence, the DNA window GCACTGAGACAACATAATGTAGTGGTTTGTGCTTCAGGAGTCCCGAGAGCAGATTTGGAGTAGATGCTCAGGCATAGAAATCCATGGAGTGGCCTTGGGGAAGTTTTGCTTAGAGCAATGGCAAGCTTCCCCTGAATAAACCTTGTAAGAAAACCTCATACCAAGGTTGTCATAAATTAGAattgacttgaatgcacacaacaaaaaTGTTAGGCAGTTCATAGAAAAGTAGCAGCTGACTCTAGAGACTTGTCAAAATTTTATTGTGAGCCACTTGTGAAAGCAAAATAGTCGGATATATACAGATGAATCTGGTCTATGAATAGATGAATGAGATCACTTCCATTCTAAGCCAGTTTCTTTCCTAAAGCTGTTTCATGCTTATTTCACATCAGATTGCAATTTATATAGACCACATTTATGTGTTTTCCTTACAAAGTACACAGTTTCATGCTTTTTACtctaaatatatacattttatgtgcattttattctaaaatatgcattttatgcattgttataaacattttgaacttttttgAACCCAAAATTATATTGAGCCAAGTTTCAGTTGCACTAAGCCAAAATTTTGAGAAGTATGAAAAGCAAATGATCCACAAACCTTGAAAAATTCCTGATTTGGTCTATACTCCTTCTCACTGCAAGTGGGAATTTACATGACAGAATGGAACAGTGTTCCATTCAACATCTGGATATCAGAGAAAACTCTTGACTCTGAATTCTCCTTAAATCTGGCTTATTCAGAGCTTCGAACTGTTATATAAAGTATCTAAAGCACTGGTGTTAACAGTTCTGTATTGTAATATTCTCACTGGGGATTAGGGTAATGCATTAGTAACACACATATGAACACATGTATCTTTAAATACGGAAAAATGTTCACCACTACCCCACTTTGGAAATAATGAGTAAACTGTGATGGGTTACAGAAACAGAAAGCATTTCATCACAATGCTTTTGTAAGGGAATAGCccccgcagtgggttaaagcactgagctgctgaacttgctgactgaaaggttgcaggttcgaatccagggagcagtgtgagctcccgctgttagctccagcttctgccaatctagcattttggaaacatgcacatgtgagtagataaataggtactgctccagtgggaaggtaatggcgctccatgcagtcataccggccacatgaccttggaggtgtctatggacaacgccagctctttggcttagaaatggagatgagcaccaacccccagagtcggacacgactggacttaatgtcaggggaaaacctttaccttagcatACATATGTGCTTCTTTATATCTATTGCATTACTGGAGTGCCTTGTCTCTTTTCATAGTATTAATTTATAATtacagttatttttttaaaggatacaATGATTTAAACTGGTATTCTTTGTCACTAGATGCTCGTGGTCTGATCAGATGGATGCTGATGGTGAATCCTGAACGCAGAGCAACCATTGAAGACATAGCCAACCATTGGTGGGTTAACTGGGGCTATAAAAGCAGTGTTTGTGATTGTGATGCCCTCCAAGACTCCGAATCCCCCCTGCTGTCTAGGTTCATAGACTGGCATCATCGTTCAAGTGGCCTCCAGCCAGACACTGATACCAAAATGAAGTGCCTTTCCAAACCAAAGGGATCTGAGGTCATGCTAGAGAGACAGCGGTCCCTGAAAAAATCAAAGAAGGAAAATGACATTGCACAGTCTATCCAGGAAGGAGGAGTTGAAAATGCATGCAAGTTAAACTCCAAGAGGCCCAAAGGCATCTTGAAAAAAAGGAGCAATAGTGAACATCGGTCTCACAGTGCAGGATTCATTGAAGGAGTAGTCAGTCCAGGTTTGCCCTCCACGTTTAAATTGGAGCAGGAGTTATGTCGGGCAGGAGCGTCCATTAAGAACATTGTGGAAGGGGAGGTAACAGGGAAATACAGTGTTAAGCAGTCTTCCTTAATGCCAAAAAAAGGAATCCTCAAGAAAACTCAGCAAAGAGAGTCTGGCTACTATTCATCTCCAGAACGGAGTGAATCTTCCGAACTCTTGGACCATGGTGAGGAAGCAGCAAATGGGGACACATCTCCAGGCATCATTGAAACTTTACGGATAGAGTCTCACAGCCATTCCTACAGGCGCAAGGGCATCTTAAAACACAGCAGCAAATATTCAACCAGCAGCACAGATTCAGCTTTGATCAGTCCTGATACGCCAACACTGGAAGCCATGGAGGGGCCAGTCCTGCCTGGTGAAGGATTATCTCGAAGTTACAGCCGTCCTTCTAGTGTGATTAGTGACGACAGCATTCTGTCCAGTGACTCTTTTGACTTGGTGGACTTTCAAGAAAACAGGCTTAGGATCAGGAGCTGTGTGTCAGCTGAAAATTTCCTCCAGATTCAAGATTTCCAGGGACTCCAAAACCGCTCACGACCGCAGTACCTGAAGCGCTATCGGAATCGGACAGGCGACAGCAGTTTTTCCCTCCTTACAGACATGGATGATGTCACTCAGGTCTACAAGAAAGCTCTGGAGATCTGTAACAAACTTAACTAGCAGATAGGAGATAGGAAGGCCGGATAGGAAGGGTTTGAGGTACCTTTATGATGGAGTTGGCTCAATTATCCATATGCTGACAGTTATATCATCATTGAAGTGACATGGAACAGACAGGCTGAGCAGAAATCCTCCAGTTATGTTAAGGAAAAATTCATCTCATGCTCATTATGCAACCTTATAGCTCATGTAATCAAAATACTACCTAATGTCCAAAGAAGTTACAATAATGCATGAAGCAAAACCTCTGGAATCTGGCAGACAGAAAAAGATCATATTCCAGTGGCTGTAAGATGAGGCTAGACAAAATGTAAACTGGAAAAAAGAGTACATGTATTTATATTAGGGAAGGTAACTAACCACTGGAAAAGCTATAAtgctaaaagttttttttaaagaatcgttctaaaggggaaaaaaaacagaagttaagttttaaatattatttgcaGGTGGATTTGTTAACATCCCTATGCTCAAGTTAATTATATTTTCAGATTCCCTGCCAAATGACGCCATGATCCAGAGATATAAATATGCAGCAGAAGGCCTATGGATGAATACATGCTGCACCAGCTGAAGATTGGTATTTTCAATTATAGCTGCCTTGTGAAAAGCATTTaggatttcagtgggaagtgtttgTATAGAAGTTAGGCTAGAAAGACATAGCAATGTAGTAAACTAATGAAAAGGTGAGGGTAAGGAAGGTTTTTCCAAGTAAAGGGAATCAAACAAGGGCTCTGGAAGTCTGCATAGCAAACAAACCCCAGAATATTGTAGCAGCAGGTTTGTTACCCAGGATCAGATGAatgcaatcaggaaggaagagaagggagacagcAACAGATTCCAGGCTTTTTATTCAATCAGGCCTGATTGGGTGTTCAGAATACAATATCTGACACACACTGgaagtcagatttgctccagcatttatagcatgattctcagggttacacatgcgcagaaaaatcctgacatttacacaatctaatcaacatccgtttgtcctcgaggaatcgcagccaagaacatttgttggcaagatccactattttcccttccatcagctgactacattcccagaggacttacataatctttagaatgaatcatcatttcatatatttctcttcatacatatgtcttcatatatatctcttcaatttatccaaaacaagcattttccttattaattctccttaatttcccccataatacattcacaatacattCATAATATATTAGTTTTTTCAATTGCTCCATTTAAAAGGTGTatttaattgcctgctatttacatcaaccagacaggaggtggcgctgttataccatatcttcagatgttcgcTTCTCCCTGGGTTAATAATCATTAACTTTGTACTTGGCCCCAACATTTTtgaccttccacaaatagctcctGGCCTATTCAAATATTGACACAAGATTAGGTCCCTTCAGCCTCCTGTCCTTTATGCCATCTGTCGTTTTCTCTTCTACCAAAGATTCTACTTTCCTTCTCAGACAGGTAACCCCTCACTtctcattatttttcttcatacagccaccacattcccccctttttgcgagCGAATGTTCCACAGTAGCATCGCAAACTCAGGATGTCAGATCCTTAttttaaagcaagaaaagaataacaataattttaacacAATCAAACAGAatcatttatcacaattattgaaGAATGTCCCATACACGTCGGCACTTCCACAGTGCTCCTCAATCTTCTGTCTGATTTATTTGACCAGCTTCCAGGTATGTGGTCAAAACCAGAGCCGTAGTCCTCTTTCTGGGTCTCATGGCGCTGTTGGTTTGACGGTATGAAGTCTCAGGAGATCTTTCTGTTCAGGAGTCGCAGTCCACTCAGGTGGTGCCTTTTTTATTCTGGTGTAATGGATCCAGGCTTTGATTCCTTCCACTTTGACAGCTGTGGGAGTTGAAAGCAAGACAGTAAAAGGCCCTTTCCATTTTGGTCTTAACGGTTCTAGTCTCCAATCCTTAATCAGCACTGAGTCCCCCGGGCGGAAGGAGTGTAAAGGAGTAGCTGGCCAAGGTGGTCTTAGTtcttcagtgtattgttgaagttggGCTATGGCCAGCCCTAATGCTTGAACATCCCTTTTTAATGCTTGCTGTCCCAATTGATTAATATCTCCTTGAAGATGCCTCAATCCAAGGGGAGGTCTTCCATACATAAGTTCAAACGGGGACAGGCCCAAAAACTTAGTAGGAGTACATCTAATATGGAGCAAGGCTATAGGCAGTAACCTAGTCCATGGCAAGCGAGTCTCTTGACACATTTTTGATAATTTTCCTTTTAGAGTTTGATTCATCCTTTCTACTTTTCCTGAGCTCTGAGGTCGATATGCACAATGCAACTTCCATTTCGTCCCCAATAGTTGGACCAAGGACTGTAAGACTTCTGATACAAAAGCTGGTCCATTATCTGAACCAATGTGCAAAGGAATCCCATATCTTGGGATGATGTCTCTAAGAAGTGCCCTTGACACTTCAGCCGCCTTTTCAGTTCTAGTTGGATATGCTTCAGGCCATCCAGAATGAGTACATACAAACACAAGCAAATACTTATGAGGCCCACACTTTGGCATTTCAGTGAAATCTACTACTAAAGATTCAAAAGGTGTATTTCCTTGATATTGAACCCCTGGAGGTGGCAGTGGTCCTGTTCTGGGGTTATTTTCAGCACAAATATGACATCTGGCTGAGGCTATTCCTGTTAGGGCAGTGAGCCCATTTATGTAAAGTTGTCGTCCCATTAGTGAggccaaagctgtttttcccataTGGGTTTCCTGGTGTGCCTCCTTAATCATTTCCCAAGCTATCTGTCTGGGTACAAACAGCCTCTGGTCAGGCAACACcaaccatccatttttccttacagCTTTCTCACGCTGGGCCCATTGTTCTTCCTCTGGAGTATATAACAAGTCATCTTTCCTTAACCAGTCTCTTACCTGCAAAGGGGCCATGACCGGCTCTTGTCCTCGTCCCTTCCGGGCCGCGGCCTTTGCGGTAGTGTCAGCATATCGGTTTCCAAAGGTCACAGGATCCTCGCCATATTGATGTCCTTTACAATGCATCACTGCTACTTTAGCAGGAATCCAGACAGCATCTAACAATCTCAGAATGGTCTCACTATGTCGTATTTCTTTCCCAGCAGAATTTAATAGACCCTTTTCTTTATATAAAGCTCCATGTGCATGCAGAGTAGTAAATGCATATTTTGAATCTGTataaatgttgactgtttttccTTCTGACAATTCAAGAGCTCTAATTAGGGCTATCAGTTCTGCCTTTTGAGCTGAGGTGTTTAGAggaagtggttctgcttcccacacagtGGTTGCAGTTACTACAGCATATCCAGCATACCTTTGTCCATTTTCAACAAAActgcttccatctgtaaaaagagTAGCATCCGCCTTAGGCCAAGGTTGATCTTTTAGGTCAGGCCTACTGGAATATATCTCATCCATAGTTTCCAAACAATTATGTTGAAGTAATTCTCCTTCAATAGGCAGGAGTGAAGCAGGATTTAATGTACTGCAAACCTGTAACTTGATTCGAGGGTTCTCACATAACAAGGTCTGATATTTCAACATACGGCTATTTGTGAACCAATAATGTCCTCTATATTCCATAATAGCTGTTACTGAGTGAGGAACCATAACTACCAATTCTTGTCCTAAAGTCAACTTATCAGCTTCTTGAGTCAGCAAGGCCGTAGCAGCTACAGCACGCAGACAAGATGGCCAACCCTTTGCTACCTTGTCTATTTGTTTGGACAAGTAGGCTACTGGTCTTGCCCATGTTCCTAGTAGCTGGGTAAGCACCCCCACTGCTATTCCATCTCGTTCACCAACATAAAGGGTAAATGGCTTCTCCAAATCTGGCAGGCCCAATGCAGGTGCTTGCACCAGAGCTTGTTTTAACTGGGCAAATGCTTGGGCGCATTCGGGGGTCCAATTAAATGGTTCCTTTTCACCCCCCTTTGTAGCTTCATAAAGAGGTCTTGCCATGATAGCAAAGTTCGGTATCCAAATTCTGCAAAACCCCGCACTCCCCAAGAATTCTCGCACTTGACGCCtactggtgggggtggggatggcaCAAACTGCTTGTTTCCTTTCAATTTCTAATTGTCTCTTTCCTTGTGACACACGAAAACCCAAATATTTGACATCAGTTTTACACAGCTGggccttctttttagaaaccttGTATCCTTTTTCATAAAGTAGATGTAATAGTTCCTTAGTCGCCCTGTAACACTCTTCTTGTGACGTGGCTGCCAAAAGAAGATCATCCACATATTGTAAAAGCACCCTATTTTTAGGGTCAGATGGGAACCCTTGTAAATCCTGAGCCAATGCAGTTCCAAATATCGTCGGGCTGTTCTTAAAACCTTGAGGCAAACGAGTCCAAGTATATTGGACTTTTGCTCCGGTTGTAGGGTTTTCCCATTGAAAAGCAAAAATGGGCTGACTATTGGTTTCAAGGCGTATACAAAAAAATGCATCTTTCAAATCCAGGACTGTAAAATGGGTAGCAGCTGCTGGTATTAAACTTAAAAGTACATATGGATTGGGCACTACAGGATGTATGGTCACTGTAACTTGATTTATAGCTCTTAAATCCTGCACCGGACGAAAGTCTTGTGTTCCTGGCTTTTGTAATGGTAAAAGAGGGGTGTTCCAAGGAGACCTACATTCTCTTAGGATCCCATATTCAAGTAACTTGCTCAGATGCAAATTGATCCCTTCTAC includes these proteins:
- the NUAK1 gene encoding NUAK family SNF1-like kinase 1, with product MDGSGLGGSWCRAGEAPLWARLGEEEEGEDGEGPWGATMGEPTRESLASASPPEATMGMVKKKQQGVKRHHHKHNLKHRYELQETLGKGTYGKVKRATERFSGRVVAIKSIRKDKIKDEQDMVHIRREIEIMSSLSHPHIITIYEVFENKDKIVIIMEYASKGELYDYISERRRLNERETRHFFRQIVSAVHYCHKNGVVHRDLKLENILLDDNCNIKIADFGLSNLYQKDKFLQTFCGSPLYASPEIVNGRPYRGPEVDSWALGVLLYTLVYGTMPFDGFDHKNLIRQISSGEYREPTQPSDARGLIRWMLMVNPERRATIEDIANHWWVNWGYKSSVCDCDALQDSESPLLSRFIDWHHRSSGLQPDTDTKMKCLSKPKGSEVMLERQRSLKKSKKENDIAQSIQEGGVENACKLNSKRPKGILKKRSNSEHRSHSAGFIEGVVSPGLPSTFKLEQELCRAGASIKNIVEGEVTGKYSVKQSSLMPKKGILKKTQQRESGYYSSPERSESSELLDHGEEAANGDTSPGIIETLRIESHSHSYRRKGILKHSSKYSTSSTDSALISPDTPTLEAMEGPVLPGEGLSRSYSRPSSVISDDSILSSDSFDLVDFQENRLRIRSCVSAENFLQIQDFQGLQNRSRPQYLKRYRNRTGDSSFSLLTDMDDVTQVYKKALEICNKLN